The following coding sequences are from one Nilaparvata lugens isolate BPH chromosome 6, ASM1435652v1, whole genome shotgun sequence window:
- the LOC111048788 gene encoding transmembrane protein 208 isoform X1, translated as MPPKKGKEGTKGQKQILEENASTLNFYRNMVFGANGIYLIFTFLLGDFFSLQTILLFMLSTATFVGSYQFLVFMSRPKLSETGQLLDGGLDLNMEGGLSEHFKDLIILTSGVQVLSLISNYFWFLWLLAPARGFWLLWKNILSPYFFQEAPAQEIDEKKQRKLERKMRRQ; from the exons ATGCCT cCCAAAAAAGGAAAGGAAGGCACTAAAGGCCAAAAGCAGATACTGGAAGAAAATGCATCGACTCTTAATTTCTACAGGAATATGGTATTTGGAGCAAATGGAATATATTTGATCTTCACATTCCTCCTTGGTGACTTCTTCTCACTTCAAACCATT TTGTTATTCATGCTATCCACCGCCACATTCGTGGGGAGCTACCAATTCCTGGTTTTCATGTCCAGACCGAAACTCTCCGAGACGGGGCAGCTGCTCGATGGAGGACTAGATCTCAACATGGAGGGCGGGTTATCTGA GCATTTCAAAGATCTAATCATATTGACGTCTGGTGTTCAAGTATTATCTCTAATTTCAAACTATTTCTGGTTCCTGTGGCTATTA GCCCCGGCTAGAGGTTTCTGGCTACTCTGGAAGAATATTCTCTCGCCGTACTTCTTTCAAGAAGCTCCCGCACAAGAAATCGACGAAAAGAAACAGCGAAAACtggaaagaaaaatgagaagacaATGA
- the LOC111048951 gene encoding uncharacterized protein LOC111048951: protein MMLLPCILLAMVAVSVASPYDPNDPLLDTVLPKKDTDFEAFYSRQAYGVATGSSRPAHGHATFYQHRHPALIDTNNSPAYGFRFDGKRRFNFD, encoded by the coding sequence ATGATGCTGTTGCCGTGCATTCTACTGGCCATGGTGGCTGTGAGCGTGGCATCGCCGTACGACCCGAACGACCCCCTCCTGGACACGGTGCTGCCGAAAAAAGACACCGACTTCGAGGCGTTCTACTCACGGCAGGCGTACGGCGTGGCGACAGGCTCGTCACGGCCCGCTCACGGTCACGCCACCTTCTACCAGCACCGACATCCGGCACTCATCGACACCAACAACTCGCCTGCCTACGGGTTCCGGTTTGACGGCAAAAGGCGCTTCAATTTTGACTGA
- the LOC111048778 gene encoding palmitoyltransferase ZDHHC3 — protein sequence METNRWMNGGMEYDQQFRQKIDYHNRCCGGWLWCIKDICGVVCAILTWLLILYAEFVVMMVMLIPSPYPVYSYINILIFQTLAFLAFASHLRTMFTDPGSVPKGNATREMIQQMGCRDGQIVFKCLKCCSIKPDRAHHCSVCQRCIRKMDHHCPWVNNCVGEDNQKYFVLFTFYIASISVHSLFLAGNQFVTCVRVEWKECSGFSPPTTVFFLVFLVFEALLFAIFTAAMLGTQLQAIWNDETGIEQLKKEEARWVKKSRWKNIQFVFGRFSLAWFSPFTRPPPKVKIENYLYSV from the exons atggagACAAATCGCTGGATGAATGGAGGAATGGAATATGATCAACAGTTTAGGCAGAAGATTGACTATCATAATCGATGCTGCGGTGGATGGTTGTGGTGTATCAAG GACATATGCGGAGTGGTGTGTGCAATATTGACATGGCTTCTAATCTTATATGCGGAGTTTGTGGTGATGATGGTAATGCTGATTCCCAGCCCCTACCCAGTTTACAGCTACATCAATATTCTCATCTTCCAGACATTAGCATTCCTCGCGTTTGCTTCTCATTTGCGTACTATGTTCACTGACCCA GGTTCTGTACCGAAAGGAAATGCGACAAGAGAAATGATTCAACAAATGGGATGCAGAGACGGACAGATAGTATTCAAATgcctgaaatgttgcagcattAAGCCGGACAGAGCCCATCATTGCTCTGTTTGTCAAAG gtgcaTCAGAAAAATGGACCATCATTGCCCATGGGTTAATAATTGTGTTGGAGaagacaatcaaaaatattttgttctgTTCACG TTCTACATAGCTTCGATTTCGGTGCACTCGCTGTTTCTGGCGGGCAACCAGTTTGTGACGTGTGTGCGAGTCGAGTGGAAGGAGTGTTCGGGATTTTCGCCTCCAACCACCGTCTTCTTCCTCGTCTTCCTGGTTTTCGAGGCTCTGCTTTTTGCCATCTTCACGGCCGCCATGCTGGGCACTCAACTGCAGGCAATCTGGAACGATGAAACT GGCATAGAACAGCTCAAAAAAGAGGAGGCAAGATGGGTGAAGAAGTCCAGATGGAAAAACATTCAATTCGTTTTTGGACGGTTTTCTCTAGCCTGGTTCTCACCTTTCACTCGGCCGCCTCCCAAAGTCAAAATCGAAAACTATTTGTACTCAGTGTGA